The Miscanthus floridulus cultivar M001 chromosome 7, ASM1932011v1, whole genome shotgun sequence genome includes a region encoding these proteins:
- the LOC136467752 gene encoding shikimate kinase 1, chloroplastic-like: MEAGGVGLALQTRAAGFGSGRRRGGLQSPSGSLRVADPSGTAVAVRARGSKPVAPLRAKKSFGGHENLHNSVDEALLLKRKSEEVLFYLNGRCIYLVGMMGSGKSTVGKIMSEVLGYSFFDSDKLVEQAVGMPSVAQIFKVHSEAFFRDNESSVLRDLSSMQRLVVATGGGAVIRPVNWKYMKKGLSVWLDVPLDALARRIAKVGTASRPLLDQPSGDPYTMAFSKLSMLAEQRGDAYANADVRVSLEEIASKQGHHDVSKLTPTDIAIESLHKIESFVSEHTPDNPASDSQAESQIQRIQTL, translated from the exons ATGGAGGCGGGGGGCGTGGGCCTGGCGCTGCAGACGCGGGCGGCGGGCTTCGGCTCCGGCCGGCGCCGGGGCGGCCTACAGTCGCCCAGCGGCAGCCTCAGAGTCGCTGACCCGTCGGGAACAGCGGTTGCTGTGCGGGCTCGCGGGTCCAAGCCCGTCGCACCGCTCCGTGCGAAGAAATCGTTCGGTG GTCATGAAAACTTGCATAACTCCGTTGACGAAGCTCTCCTATTGAAG AGAAAATCAGAAGAAGTCCTGTTCTACTTGAACGGGAGGTGTATTTACTTAGTAG GAATGATGGGTTCTGGAAAAAGTACCGTGGGGAAGATTATGTCTGAAGTCTTGGGTTATTCGTTCTTCGATAG TGACAAATTAGTGGAGCAAGCTGTTGGAATGCCTTCAGTTGCCCAAATATTCAAGGTTCATAGCGAAGCCTTCTTTCGGGATAATGAG AGTAGTGTCTTGAGAGATTTGTCCTCCATGCAACGATTAGTTGTTGCCACCGGAGGTGGTGCTGTTATCCGACCGGTTAACTG GAAATATATGAAGAAGGGACTATCTGTTTGGTTAGATGTGCCCTTGGATGCTCTTGCTAGGCGTATTGCTAAAGTGGGAACTGCCTCTCGTCCTCTTCTGGATCAACCATCTGGTGATCCATACACAATG GCCTTTTCTAAGCTCAGCATGCTTGCAGAGCAAAGGGGTGATGCTTATGCAAATGCAGATGTCAGGGTTTCTCTGGAAG AGATTGCATCTAAACAAGGTCACCATGATGTCTCTAAGCTGACACCCACTGATATCGCAATTGAG TCACTTCATAAGATCGAGAGCTTTGTCAGTGAGCACACTCCAGATAATCCAGCTAGCGACTCGCAAGCTGAGTCGCAGATCCAAAGGATACAGACTTTGTAG